A portion of the Micromonospora vinacea genome contains these proteins:
- a CDS encoding MalY/PatB family protein, with amino-acid sequence MTGLLSGAPTAVNPLRQLTIDQLRQRTSLKWREYPDDVLPLWVAEMDVPLAEPVARAITDAVARGDTGYTAGTAYPQALAEFAARRWGWDGLAVERTALVPDVMHGVVEALRLVTEPGDAVIVNCPVYPPFYESAAHADRRIVEAPLGEALRIDLDALEDAFRRARTGGRPAAYLLCSPHNPTGVVHSAAELTAVAGLAQRHGVRVVADEIHAPVVAEGARFVPYLSVPGAENGLSLMSASKGWNLSGLRGGLLVAGPAAAEDLARVPFGVSVSTSHLGVIAHTAAFRDGGEWLDTLLTGLDDNRRLLSALLAEHLPSVRYQPGQATYLAWLDCRALGLGDDPATVFLDRGRVALNPGSAFGTGGGGHVRLNLATAPELITEAVRRMTSAVG; translated from the coding sequence ATGACTGGCCTGCTCAGTGGTGCCCCAACCGCCGTCAACCCCCTCCGCCAGCTCACGATCGACCAGCTCCGGCAACGGACGAGCCTCAAGTGGCGGGAGTACCCCGACGACGTGCTGCCCCTCTGGGTGGCGGAGATGGACGTGCCCCTGGCCGAGCCGGTCGCCCGGGCGATCACCGACGCCGTCGCGCGCGGTGACACCGGCTACACCGCCGGCACGGCGTACCCGCAGGCGTTGGCCGAGTTCGCCGCGCGGCGGTGGGGTTGGGACGGGCTGGCCGTGGAGCGCACCGCGCTGGTGCCCGACGTCATGCACGGTGTCGTCGAGGCGCTGCGGCTGGTCACCGAGCCAGGGGACGCGGTGATCGTCAACTGCCCGGTCTACCCGCCGTTCTACGAGTCCGCGGCGCACGCCGACCGCCGGATCGTGGAGGCGCCGCTCGGCGAGGCCCTGCGGATCGACCTCGACGCGCTCGAGGACGCGTTCCGGCGGGCCCGCACCGGTGGACGGCCGGCGGCGTACCTGCTCTGCAGCCCGCACAACCCGACCGGCGTCGTGCACAGCGCGGCCGAGCTGACCGCCGTCGCCGGTCTGGCCCAGCGGCACGGGGTGCGGGTGGTCGCCGACGAGATCCACGCGCCGGTGGTGGCTGAGGGAGCGCGGTTCGTGCCGTACCTCTCGGTGCCCGGCGCGGAGAACGGCCTGTCGCTGATGTCGGCCTCCAAGGGGTGGAATCTGTCCGGTCTGCGCGGTGGGCTCCTCGTCGCCGGTCCGGCCGCGGCCGAAGACCTCGCCCGCGTCCCGTTCGGGGTCAGCGTCAGCACCAGCCACCTCGGCGTGATCGCCCACACCGCGGCCTTCCGCGACGGCGGCGAGTGGCTCGACACCCTGTTGACCGGCCTGGACGACAACCGCCGACTGCTGTCCGCGCTGCTCGCCGAGCACCTGCCGTCCGTCCGGTACCAACCTGGTCAGGCCACCTACCTGGCCTGGCTCGACTGCCGCGCCCTGGGCCTCGGCGACGACCCGGCCACCGTGTTTCTCGATCGTGGCCGGGTGGCGCTCAACCCTGGATCGGCCTTCGGGACCGGCGGTGGGGGGCACGTGAGACTGAACCTGGCCACCGCACCGGAGCTCATCACCGAAGCGGTACGCCGGATGACCAGCGCCGTCGGCTGA